In one Zobellia galactanivorans genomic region, the following are encoded:
- a CDS encoding ABC transporter ATP-binding protein, with product MNNILVTKEVTKQFGEHTALDKVSLEIPKNSIYGLLGPNGAGKTTLIRIINQITYPDQGEVFFDGQPLKAEHIAQIGYLPEERGLYKSMKVGEQALYLAQLKGLSKAEAKKRLKFWFERLEIGDWWNKKIQELSKGMAQKIQFIVTVLHEPKLLIFDEPFSGFDPINANIIKDEILKLKENGTSIIFSTHRMESVEELCEYIALIHRSEKILDGKLSDIKKAYKNNIFKVGLQTEQAEVLLQELGDKFTINASQIDLEENQLDLTLQLPTNDSRELLTYLSTKANINHFVETIPSTSEIFIQTVQSKGGEHE from the coding sequence ATGAACAATATTTTGGTCACTAAAGAGGTCACCAAACAATTTGGGGAACATACGGCTCTAGACAAAGTTTCTCTAGAGATTCCTAAAAATAGTATTTATGGACTTTTAGGGCCTAACGGTGCTGGAAAGACTACCCTTATACGTATTATCAATCAAATTACATACCCTGATCAAGGCGAGGTTTTCTTTGACGGACAACCTTTGAAGGCGGAGCATATTGCCCAAATTGGCTATTTGCCGGAAGAAAGGGGACTGTATAAGAGTATGAAGGTGGGCGAACAGGCCTTATATCTGGCACAATTAAAAGGTTTATCAAAGGCCGAAGCAAAAAAACGGTTGAAATTTTGGTTCGAGCGTTTGGAAATAGGGGATTGGTGGAACAAGAAAATTCAAGAGCTTTCTAAGGGCATGGCCCAAAAGATACAGTTTATCGTTACGGTATTGCACGAACCGAAACTCTTGATCTTTGATGAGCCCTTTAGCGGTTTTGATCCCATCAACGCCAATATTATCAAAGATGAAATACTAAAGCTCAAAGAGAATGGTACCTCCATTATATTTTCTACACATAGGATGGAATCGGTAGAGGAACTTTGCGAGTACATTGCACTGATTCACCGCTCTGAAAAAATACTGGACGGTAAGTTGTCCGATATAAAAAAGGCATATAAGAACAATATCTTTAAGGTAGGATTGCAAACCGAGCAAGCCGAAGTGCTTTTGCAAGAACTGGGCGACAAGTTTACCATCAACGCATCGCAAATCGACCTAGAGGAAAATCAATTGGACCTCACGCTTCAATTGCCGACCAATGATTCACGTGAATTATTGACCTATTTGTCGACCAAGGCCAACATCAACCATTTTGTAGAGACCATTCCGTCTACAAGTGAAATTTTTATACAAACGGTACAAAGCAAGGGAGGGGAGCATGAATAA
- a CDS encoding DUF4920 domain-containing protein — translation MRVFNILLAVFALVFACKGQEHEKAVSGNGGYEVIGKRLEPNDLLSSDEMAQKFQELKVNDTLRTKFKATVTDVCKVKGCWMKLALEDGKETMVRFKDYAFFMPKDIQGKEVAVNGYAFVEAMSVEDQRHYAKDAGMPKEEIEKITEPKKIYSFEADGVLIEKH, via the coding sequence ATGCGTGTATTTAACATTTTACTTGCGGTTTTTGCGCTTGTTTTTGCTTGCAAAGGCCAAGAACATGAAAAGGCTGTGTCAGGGAATGGCGGCTATGAGGTGATAGGTAAGCGGTTGGAACCCAATGACCTATTGTCAAGCGATGAAATGGCGCAAAAATTTCAGGAATTGAAGGTCAACGATACGCTGCGAACAAAGTTCAAGGCTACGGTTACCGATGTTTGTAAGGTGAAAGGCTGCTGGATGAAATTGGCCTTGGAAGATGGAAAAGAGACCATGGTACGTTTTAAGGACTATGCTTTTTTTATGCCCAAGGATATTCAAGGAAAGGAAGTAGCCGTCAATGGTTATGCTTTTGTCGAGGCCATGAGCGTAGAGGACCAAAGACACTATGCCAAAGATGCCGGTATGCCAAAGGAGGAAATAGAAAAGATTACCGAGCCCAAGAAAATCTATAGTTTTGAGGCGGACGGGGTCTTGATAGAAAAACACTGA
- a CDS encoding branched-chain amino acid aminotransferase, whose translation MNSTMQNISVEKVKKSKIEEVDFNNLAFGSVFTDHMLVCDYKDGAWETPKVIPYQPISLDPSAKIFHYGQSIFEGMKAYKDDNNKTWLFRPLENFKRLNISAKRMAIPELPEEFFMEGLKTLLEVDNQWIPQTEGSSMYIRPFIFASGNGFHASPADAYKFIICLAPSGSYFSGKVKVLIEEKYSRSANGGVGYAKTGGNYAGQFYPTQLAVAKGYSQVVWTDDHNHEYIEEAGAMNIFIRIDDTLITGPTSDRILDGITRKSILQLAEKKGIKTEVRKITVTEVIEAAKNGRLKEMFGAGTAAVVSPISGFGYKGVDYDLPELESSFASQIKKDITDIQYNRAEDPFGWRVGL comes from the coding sequence ATGAACTCGACCATGCAAAACATCAGCGTTGAAAAGGTAAAAAAATCAAAGATCGAAGAAGTAGATTTTAACAATCTTGCTTTTGGTAGCGTATTTACCGATCATATGCTGGTCTGCGATTATAAAGATGGCGCCTGGGAAACCCCTAAGGTAATCCCATATCAGCCCATCAGCCTTGACCCGTCGGCAAAGATATTTCATTACGGGCAGTCTATCTTTGAAGGCATGAAAGCCTACAAGGACGACAACAACAAAACATGGCTCTTTAGACCCTTGGAAAACTTTAAAAGATTGAACATCTCGGCAAAACGTATGGCCATACCCGAGTTGCCAGAAGAGTTTTTTATGGAAGGACTAAAGACTTTATTGGAAGTGGACAACCAATGGATTCCACAGACCGAAGGAAGTTCTATGTACATCAGACCTTTTATTTTCGCTTCGGGAAATGGCTTTCACGCCTCTCCTGCCGATGCCTATAAATTTATCATCTGCCTTGCGCCATCCGGTTCATATTTCTCAGGAAAGGTCAAGGTACTTATTGAGGAAAAGTACTCCCGTTCAGCCAATGGCGGAGTCGGTTATGCCAAGACTGGCGGCAACTATGCGGGTCAGTTCTATCCTACCCAATTGGCCGTAGCCAAAGGGTACAGTCAAGTTGTTTGGACAGACGACCACAACCACGAATACATTGAAGAAGCCGGTGCGATGAATATTTTTATCCGCATTGACGATACCCTAATCACCGGCCCTACCAGTGACCGTATATTAGATGGTATTACACGAAAAAGCATCCTTCAACTTGCCGAGAAGAAAGGCATAAAGACAGAAGTTCGGAAAATTACCGTTACCGAGGTTATCGAAGCCGCCAAAAACGGAAGACTCAAGGAAATGTTCGGTGCAGGTACCGCAGCGGTCGTTTCCCCAATTTCAGGATTCGGATACAAAGGAGTCGATTATGACTTGCCCGAGCTTGAATCAAGCTTCGCTTCGCAAATAAAGAAAGACATTACCGATATTCAGTATAACCGTGCCGAAGACCCCTTCGGATGGAGGGTAGGCCTGTAA
- a CDS encoding ammonium transporter: MDAGLFTANNVWMMLATALVFFMHTGFSFLEIGLTRQKNTINILFKNIFIITGGLLLYYAWGFNMMYPGFEEGSSGIFGFAGFGIAAPENGMTPEYADGGYTWWTDFLFQGMFAATAATIVSGAVAERIKIGAFMIFTVIYVGFVYPIVGAWKWGGGFLDSWGFYDFAGSTLVHSVGGWAALVAIFLLGSRIGKFDENGKPKAIPGHSIPMATAGVLILWLGWFGFNGGSVLSADPELTSLVLVTTSLAAAAGGFGAMILSTILYKNLDLTMFLNGILGGLVGITAGADLMSPNEAVAIGFLAGLLIVLAVSLVDKLKLDDPVGAVAVHLVCGIWGTLAVGIFGAKAGGEQFMTQLYGVLIIGVFCVVCTFIILGALKSIMGLRVSKEEEIEGLDIHEHGMDAYPDFINE; this comes from the coding sequence ATGGACGCAGGATTATTTACAGCAAATAACGTTTGGATGATGTTGGCTACCGCCTTGGTATTCTTCATGCACACCGGGTTTTCCTTTTTAGAAATCGGTCTTACCAGACAAAAAAATACAATAAACATATTATTTAAGAACATCTTTATTATTACAGGTGGACTTTTACTTTACTACGCATGGGGCTTTAATATGATGTACCCCGGTTTCGAAGAAGGATCCTCAGGTATATTCGGATTCGCCGGCTTCGGTATTGCCGCCCCAGAAAACGGAATGACCCCAGAATACGCCGATGGCGGTTACACTTGGTGGACAGACTTCTTATTTCAGGGTATGTTCGCAGCTACGGCAGCAACCATAGTATCCGGTGCCGTTGCGGAACGTATTAAAATCGGTGCCTTTATGATTTTTACCGTGATTTACGTAGGATTTGTATATCCTATAGTAGGCGCCTGGAAATGGGGCGGTGGTTTCTTGGATTCATGGGGTTTCTATGATTTCGCAGGTTCTACATTAGTTCACTCTGTAGGAGGCTGGGCCGCATTGGTCGCTATCTTCTTACTAGGATCACGTATCGGTAAATTCGATGAAAACGGTAAGCCCAAGGCCATACCGGGCCATAGCATACCTATGGCAACGGCAGGTGTACTTATCCTTTGGTTAGGATGGTTTGGTTTTAACGGTGGCTCTGTACTATCCGCCGACCCAGAATTGACTTCCTTAGTATTGGTTACCACAAGTTTAGCAGCAGCAGCAGGTGGCTTCGGAGCCATGATCTTATCTACCATATTATACAAGAACCTCGATTTGACCATGTTCCTTAATGGTATTCTTGGTGGTCTTGTAGGTATCACGGCAGGGGCCGACCTAATGTCCCCCAACGAAGCCGTAGCCATCGGGTTCTTAGCCGGCCTACTAATTGTTCTTGCCGTTTCCTTGGTTGACAAATTAAAACTAGACGACCCTGTAGGTGCCGTTGCCGTTCACTTGGTATGTGGTATCTGGGGAACATTGGCAGTAGGTATCTTCGGAGCCAAAGCCGGAGGCGAACAATTCATGACGCAGCTATATGGCGTGTTGATCATAGGTGTCTTCTGTGTCGTATGCACATTTATCATCTTAGGAGCCTTGAAGTCGATAATGGGACTGAGAGTGAGCAAGGAAGAAGAGATTGAAGGCCTTGACATTCACGAACATGGAATGGACGCCTACCCAGATTTCATAAACGAATAA
- the mnmD gene encoding tRNA (5-methylaminomethyl-2-thiouridine)(34)-methyltransferase MnmD, which produces MERKIITTGDGSKTIQITDWDEQYHSKHGAVQEAYHVFIKHGLALFTGKDISILEIGFGTGLNALITYIESEKNGGRLRYTGVEAYPVSEVEMAQLNYIGELDAEAYENDFKRMHNSDWGCDIHISNDFMLRKEQKFFADITDENAFDLVYFDAFGARVQPELWTEDIFAIMYRAMRKDGVLVTYAAKGSVRRAMQAVGFEVERLPGPPGKREMLRARK; this is translated from the coding sequence TTGGAAAGAAAGATCATAACTACCGGTGATGGCTCCAAAACCATTCAGATTACCGATTGGGACGAGCAATACCACTCAAAGCACGGTGCTGTACAAGAAGCTTATCACGTTTTTATAAAACACGGACTGGCCCTCTTTACCGGAAAGGATATTTCCATTTTGGAAATTGGCTTTGGTACGGGACTTAACGCCCTAATAACGTATATCGAATCTGAAAAGAACGGTGGTCGGCTAAGGTATACAGGGGTAGAGGCCTATCCGGTTTCCGAAGTGGAAATGGCACAACTCAATTATATAGGGGAACTCGATGCCGAGGCCTATGAAAATGACTTCAAACGGATGCATAACTCGGATTGGGGATGCGACATTCATATTTCTAATGACTTCATGCTTCGGAAGGAGCAGAAGTTTTTTGCAGATATCACAGATGAAAACGCATTTGATCTGGTCTATTTTGACGCCTTCGGGGCCCGTGTTCAACCTGAACTGTGGACGGAGGATATATTCGCCATTATGTACAGGGCCATGCGAAAAGACGGGGTGCTTGTCACCTATGCCGCCAAGGGCAGTGTAAGGCGAGCCATGCAAGCTGTTGGTTTTGAGGTGGAACGACTACCTGGTCCACCCGGAAAAAGGGAGATGTTAAGGGCGCGAAAGTAG
- a CDS encoding P-II family nitrogen regulator, producing the protein MKQIEAIIRKSKFDDVKKALHQIEVNFFSYWDVTGVGNEKQGHVYRGISYSTSDIQRRYLSIVVSDEFVQRTVDTILEAAYTGNVGDGKIFVSEIIDAYRIRTKESGQAGIN; encoded by the coding sequence ATGAAACAAATCGAGGCAATCATTAGAAAATCGAAGTTTGACGACGTCAAGAAGGCGTTGCATCAAATAGAGGTCAACTTCTTCAGTTACTGGGATGTAACCGGAGTCGGAAACGAAAAGCAAGGTCACGTGTATAGGGGAATCTCTTATAGCACGAGCGACATTCAACGAAGGTATCTTTCTATAGTAGTATCGGATGAGTTTGTGCAGCGTACTGTCGACACCATTCTTGAAGCAGCCTACACCGGCAATGTCGGTGATGGAAAAATCTTTGTTTCAGAAATCATTGATGCTTATAGAATAAGGACCAAAGAAAGCGGGCAAGCCGGAATCAACTAA
- a CDS encoding mechanosensitive ion channel family protein yields the protein MIQDTQSKVEEIIEEDIWGAIKEFLNLGIRFGEGENTINITIGLLLLLSLAFFATGYILKWMRKLITRRMEEEDQLKFVSVFKFIRYVVYLVVILLTMSSAGIDITLLLTASAALFVGLGLALQELFQDIIGGIFIIIDKSLHVGDIIEVDGKVGKVFEIKLRTTRAITRDDKVIIIPNHKFISDIIYNYTQNHKTTREQVRIGVAYGSDIQLVTKILKNIAEDQSGVLNSPKPFVIFEDFGDSALMFSLNFYITDSFSDPRIKSEIRYKIDAEFRKKAVSIPFPQRDIHIIQQKPF from the coding sequence ATGATACAAGACACACAAAGTAAGGTAGAAGAGATTATAGAAGAAGATATCTGGGGGGCCATCAAAGAATTTCTCAACCTGGGTATTAGATTTGGCGAGGGTGAAAACACCATCAATATTACCATTGGTCTTTTGCTTTTGCTCTCCCTTGCATTTTTTGCTACAGGTTATATCCTGAAATGGATGCGTAAGCTTATAACCAGGCGAATGGAGGAAGAAGATCAGTTGAAGTTCGTTAGCGTCTTCAAATTTATCAGGTATGTCGTTTACTTGGTGGTCATACTGCTGACAATGAGCTCTGCGGGTATTGATATTACCCTCTTGCTAACGGCGTCTGCTGCATTGTTCGTCGGACTTGGTCTGGCACTTCAAGAACTTTTTCAAGATATCATTGGGGGCATTTTTATCATTATCGACAAGTCGTTGCACGTGGGCGATATTATTGAGGTCGATGGTAAGGTGGGAAAGGTTTTTGAGATAAAGCTACGTACCACAAGGGCCATAACCCGAGATGATAAGGTAATCATTATACCCAATCACAAGTTTATAAGCGATATCATTTACAATTATACCCAGAACCACAAAACGACACGTGAACAAGTTCGTATAGGGGTGGCCTATGGAAGTGATATACAATTGGTGACAAAAATATTGAAAAATATAGCGGAAGATCAAAGTGGGGTTTTGAACAGTCCGAAACCCTTCGTTATTTTTGAGGATTTTGGCGATTCGGCCTTGATGTTTTCTTTGAACTTCTATATTACCGATAGTTTTAGTGATCCTCGGATAAAAAGTGAAATACGGTACAAGATAGACGCTGAGTTTAGAAAGAAGGCTGTTTCCATACCTTTTCCACAGAGAGATATACATATAATCCAACAAAAGCCGTTTTAG
- a CDS encoding ABC transporter permease, with protein MNKLSLIIKREYLAKVRNKSFVIMTFLSPILMVAMVILIAYLTKVNDNESRIIAILNESDFFSNDFVGSETVSFVDFRDISLEAAKDSVAGLGFDGLLYIPRDTSLKAVTEGAFFFTPDAPPTQVVQRLENTFQERLRQGYLQELGITAADYAAMDANFDLNTATFSGETNLKGITELKAFIGGGFGYLIMMFIIIYGGFVMRSVIEEKTSRIIEVIISSVKPFQLMLGKIIGTSLAGITQFAIWIVSAGILLLISFAVFDIDPSALNTGVSVAPNMGPAMPSVDHTMQLYVQELFKIPWVMLITFFLIYFILGYLIYSSIYAAIGAAVDNETDTQQFIFPIIMPLMLAIYVGFFSVFSNPHGPIAVGFSLFPLTSPIVMLMRLPGGIGEGGVPIWELVTSIILLIATFIGIVWLAAKIYRVGILMYGKKPTYKELFKWLRY; from the coding sequence ATGAATAAACTATCGCTTATTATAAAAAGGGAATATTTGGCCAAGGTGCGGAATAAGTCCTTTGTAATAATGACATTTTTGAGTCCGATACTTATGGTCGCCATGGTGATTCTCATCGCGTATTTGACCAAAGTGAACGATAACGAATCACGTATTATAGCCATCCTTAACGAAAGCGATTTTTTTTCAAACGATTTTGTGGGATCGGAAACCGTTTCATTTGTTGATTTTAGGGATATTTCCCTAGAGGCGGCAAAAGACTCCGTAGCGGGGCTCGGTTTTGATGGGTTGTTATACATTCCTAGGGATACAAGTTTAAAGGCGGTGACCGAGGGCGCGTTTTTTTTCACCCCCGATGCCCCGCCTACCCAAGTGGTACAGCGCTTGGAGAATACCTTTCAAGAACGCTTGCGCCAAGGGTATTTGCAGGAGTTGGGCATTACAGCGGCAGATTATGCGGCCATGGATGCCAACTTTGACCTCAATACGGCTACGTTCAGCGGAGAAACCAATCTTAAGGGCATTACCGAACTCAAGGCCTTTATCGGAGGCGGCTTTGGTTATCTGATCATGATGTTCATTATTATATACGGCGGCTTTGTGATGCGTAGCGTCATAGAAGAGAAGACGAGCCGTATTATAGAAGTGATCATTTCTTCGGTGAAGCCGTTTCAGTTGATGTTGGGCAAGATCATAGGTACCTCCTTGGCCGGTATTACACAGTTCGCTATTTGGATTGTTTCTGCCGGAATACTGTTATTGATATCGTTTGCCGTATTCGATATTGACCCGTCGGCCTTGAATACCGGGGTGTCGGTAGCACCCAATATGGGGCCGGCTATGCCATCGGTAGACCATACCATGCAATTGTATGTCCAAGAACTTTTTAAGATACCTTGGGTCATGTTGATTACCTTCTTTTTGATCTATTTTATTTTGGGCTATCTGATTTACAGTTCTATTTATGCCGCCATTGGTGCGGCGGTCGACAACGAGACCGATACCCAACAATTTATCTTTCCAATAATCATGCCTCTGATGTTGGCTATTTACGTAGGTTTCTTTTCGGTATTCAGTAATCCACATGGCCCCATCGCCGTGGGGTTTTCGCTTTTTCCCTTAACCTCACCTATAGTTATGCTGATGCGCTTACCTGGGGGAATAGGGGAAGGAGGGGTTCCTATTTGGGAACTGGTGACGAGTATTATCCTATTAATTGCTACTTTTATAGGTATCGTTTGGCTAGCGGCCAAAATTTATCGGGTAGGTATCCTTATGTACGGTAAAAAACCGACCTATAAGGAACTGTTCAAGTGGTTAAGGTATTGA
- a CDS encoding nucleotide exchange factor GrpE produces MSDKEKAEDFEEVVDQEEQTEVESANDIEQEEDMQEELSVEEQLREDLAKEKDKFLRLFAEFENFKRRTSKERMDLFKTAGQEIIISLLPVLDDFERALKEMAKSEDKEMFKGVELIRVKFRETLKSKGLEEVHAEVGDAFDAEIHEAITQIPAPNKKLKGKIVDVVEKGFKLGDRIIRHPKVVVGN; encoded by the coding sequence ATGAGCGATAAAGAAAAAGCTGAAGACTTTGAAGAAGTTGTTGATCAAGAGGAACAAACGGAAGTAGAGTCTGCGAACGATATAGAACAAGAAGAAGATATGCAAGAAGAGCTTAGTGTAGAAGAACAGTTAAGGGAAGATCTTGCAAAAGAGAAAGACAAATTCTTGCGTTTGTTCGCGGAGTTTGAAAACTTCAAAAGACGAACTTCAAAAGAAAGAATGGACCTGTTCAAAACAGCGGGGCAAGAAATTATTATTTCATTGTTGCCGGTCTTGGACGATTTTGAGCGTGCCTTGAAAGAGATGGCCAAATCTGAGGACAAGGAAATGTTCAAAGGAGTGGAATTGATTCGGGTGAAATTCCGTGAAACCCTAAAATCAAAGGGCTTAGAGGAAGTTCATGCTGAGGTGGGAGATGCGTTTGATGCAGAAATACACGAGGCCATTACACAGATTCCCGCGCCGAACAAAAAGCTCAAAGGTAAGATTGTTGATGTAGTCGAAAAAGGATTTAAGCTGGGCGATAGAATTATCCGTCACCCCAAAGTGGTGGTCGGAAACTAA
- the dnaJ gene encoding molecular chaperone DnaJ, with amino-acid sequence MKEDYYEILGISKNASAAEIKKAYRKKALEFHPDKNPGDSRAEEMFKKSAEAYEVLSNPDKKARYDQFGHAAFDGSGGFGGGSMNMDDIFSQFGDIFGSAFGGGGFGGFGGGGGGQRRVKGSNLRIRVKLTLDEVANGVEKKVKVRRKVQASGVTYKTCGTCNGRGQVTKITNTILGRMQTAATCSTCGGSGQILDKKPSDADAQGLKVSEETVAINIPAGVEEGMQLKVPGKGNDAPGNGIPGDLLVAIETIDHATLKREGDNLHYDLYISFSEAVLGTSKEIDAVGGKVRIKLEPGIQSGKILRLRGKGISSINGYGSGDLLVHVNVWTPKELNKEQRDFFERMQNNENFVPKPEKSDKSFFEKVKDMFS; translated from the coding sequence ATGAAGGAAGATTATTACGAAATACTTGGCATCAGTAAAAATGCCAGTGCAGCGGAGATAAAAAAAGCATATAGAAAAAAGGCTTTGGAATTTCACCCTGATAAAAACCCAGGTGATTCTAGGGCGGAGGAAATGTTCAAGAAGTCTGCGGAGGCCTACGAGGTGCTGAGCAATCCTGACAAAAAAGCACGTTACGACCAGTTTGGCCATGCGGCCTTTGATGGTTCTGGAGGCTTCGGTGGCGGAAGCATGAACATGGATGATATCTTTAGCCAATTCGGCGATATTTTCGGTAGTGCTTTCGGTGGAGGTGGTTTCGGTGGCTTTGGCGGCGGAGGCGGTGGCCAGCGCAGGGTCAAGGGGAGCAATCTGCGCATTCGTGTTAAGCTGACCCTTGATGAAGTGGCCAATGGCGTTGAAAAGAAAGTAAAGGTCAGACGAAAAGTTCAGGCCAGTGGCGTTACCTATAAAACATGTGGTACGTGTAACGGTAGGGGGCAGGTTACCAAAATAACCAATACCATCTTAGGACGTATGCAGACCGCAGCTACCTGTAGCACTTGTGGGGGTAGTGGTCAGATATTGGACAAAAAACCGAGCGACGCCGATGCTCAAGGCCTGAAAGTTTCCGAAGAGACCGTAGCAATCAATATTCCTGCAGGGGTAGAAGAGGGGATGCAGTTAAAAGTACCGGGCAAGGGTAATGACGCTCCCGGTAATGGTATTCCCGGTGATTTGTTGGTAGCCATAGAGACCATTGATCACGCTACGCTAAAACGTGAAGGGGATAATTTGCATTATGACCTGTACATCAGTTTTTCCGAGGCTGTTTTAGGTACATCAAAAGAAATTGATGCCGTTGGTGGCAAGGTGCGTATTAAACTTGAACCAGGGATCCAATCGGGTAAAATATTACGATTAAGGGGTAAGGGTATATCCAGTATTAACGGCTATGGTAGCGGTGACCTACTGGTGCATGTAAATGTCTGGACGCCAAAAGAACTCAATAAAGAACAGCGAGACTTCTTCGAGCGAATGCAGAACAATGAAAATTTTGTGCCAAAACCTGAGAAATCTGATAAGTCTTTCTTTGAAAAAGTAAAAGATATGTTCTCTTAA
- a CDS encoding pyrophosphohydrolase domain-containing protein: protein MKNKISAVELFHTSFGLGVSKTMRADLGEKKNLLRFNLMDEENKEYLEAANDNDLVEVADALGDMLYILCGTIIEHGMQHKIEEVFNEIQRSNMSKLGADGKPIYREDGKVLKGPNYFKPNISKILEN, encoded by the coding sequence ATGAAAAACAAAATAAGTGCCGTCGAACTTTTTCACACTTCTTTCGGACTGGGGGTATCGAAAACCATGCGGGCCGATTTGGGAGAGAAAAAAAACCTGCTCAGGTTCAATTTAATGGACGAGGAGAACAAAGAATATTTGGAGGCTGCCAATGATAACGATCTGGTAGAAGTTGCCGATGCATTGGGCGATATGCTCTACATCCTCTGTGGTACCATTATAGAACATGGTATGCAGCATAAGATCGAAGAGGTGTTCAATGAAATACAGCGCAGCAATATGAGTAAGCTGGGGGCCGATGGAAAGCCTATTTACCGTGAAGATGGTAAAGTGCTCAAAGGGCCGAACTATTTTAAGCCCAATATCTCCAAAATACTTGAAAACTAA
- the crcB gene encoding fluoride efflux transporter CrcB encodes MKQLLLVFFGGGIGSILRYLVSKSLNNYFQHFFLGTFLVNVLGCLLIGFILGLSLKTNYLTPNQTLLFATGFCGGFTTFSTFAFEKHSLLNSGELTFFFIYLISSIVIGILAVALGLWLSKLI; translated from the coding sequence ATGAAACAATTGTTACTCGTATTCTTTGGTGGTGGCATAGGTAGCATACTTCGCTATCTAGTTTCCAAATCACTCAACAATTACTTTCAACATTTCTTTTTAGGTACTTTTTTGGTCAATGTTCTCGGCTGCCTATTGATCGGCTTCATTCTAGGACTCTCCCTTAAGACCAACTATTTGACCCCGAACCAAACCCTCTTATTCGCTACGGGTTTCTGCGGAGGCTTTACCACTTTTTCCACATTTGCATTTGAAAAACACTCGCTTTTAAACTCAGGCGAGCTGACCTTTTTCTTCATTTACCTGATTTCCAGCATAGTAATTGGAATTCTAGCGGTCGCACTCGGCCTTTGGTTATCAAAACTTATATAA
- a CDS encoding TIGR01777 family oxidoreductase: protein MRILITGATGLVGSAIVEQCHKNDIAVNYLTTSKKKIASEPDYKGFYWNPNKGEIDLECFEGVTAIINLAGASISKRWTLAYRKKIISSRVNSLRTLHSALEKVDHQNILSFVSASAIGVYPDSLSRYYTEEEKAVDDSFLGEVVKVWEEEIDKFKSFSFSVAKVRIGLVMSCKGGALPEMAKPVKLYLGAAFGSGEQWQSWIHISDLARIFIFVLEHGLSGVYNGVGPNPVTNAKLVKEIAKVFDRPLWLPNIPKFVMRLLLGKMSYILFASQRVSCKKIEEEGFSFEYPNVCVALEGIYKSAECADASGMQTFNKEYVS from the coding sequence ATGAGAATACTGATTACAGGAGCGACAGGTCTGGTGGGCAGTGCAATTGTGGAGCAATGTCATAAAAATGATATTGCCGTAAATTATTTGACGACAAGTAAGAAGAAAATTGCCTCTGAGCCAGATTATAAAGGTTTTTATTGGAACCCTAACAAGGGCGAGATAGACCTTGAGTGCTTTGAGGGGGTTACGGCCATTATTAATTTGGCCGGCGCCAGTATATCGAAGAGGTGGACTTTAGCCTATAGAAAAAAAATTATCTCGAGCAGGGTCAATTCTTTGAGAACCTTGCATTCTGCACTCGAAAAAGTAGACCATCAAAATATTCTGTCTTTTGTTTCGGCTTCGGCTATCGGGGTTTATCCAGATTCCTTAAGCCGATACTATACCGAAGAAGAAAAAGCGGTAGATGATAGTTTTTTGGGGGAGGTTGTAAAAGTTTGGGAAGAGGAAATCGATAAATTCAAAAGTTTTTCGTTCAGTGTAGCCAAGGTAAGGATAGGCTTGGTCATGTCATGTAAGGGCGGTGCTCTGCCCGAAATGGCCAAACCGGTCAAGCTTTACTTGGGCGCGGCATTCGGCAGTGGGGAGCAATGGCAGTCATGGATCCATATTTCCGATTTGGCCCGTATCTTCATTTTTGTATTGGAGCATGGCCTGAGCGGAGTTTATAACGGGGTGGGTCCCAATCCCGTTACCAATGCCAAGTTGGTAAAAGAAATAGCCAAGGTGTTTGATAGGCCGCTTTGGTTGCCCAACATCCCAAAGTTTGTCATGCGATTGTTGCTGGGTAAAATGTCCTACATCCTCTTTGCGAGTCAACGGGTCAGTTGCAAAAAAATAGAAGAAGAAGGTTTTAGTTTTGAATATCCCAACGTGTGCGTTGCCCTTGAAGGTATTTATAAAAGTGCCGAATGTGCCGATGCGTCAGGTATGCAAACCTTTAATAAAGAATATGTTTCCTAA